The genomic interval TCtcatttactttttatatttattaatttttaattttatttaaacattaatttttcagtaaaattttattttgattttattttcaaatatttttttatgaatttcttattttatttaagattgCTATATTtgcaatataatttatttatcttagaatattgaatttcaatatatagtttaatttttttttattttttttacatattttattttttaatttagaaaatataattgtattgtaaaattttatgaaaaatatatatatatataaaagttacaCATATCTCATTGGTTAAATCTAtgaaacattttatttatttattaatctattttgattttcaaacatgttttttttatgaatttcttaatatatttttttacttctttATCTAGCAAAAATAACTCAACAACCTATCTTTATCTGTATTGACTCTAGCCTCTAATATCTCACCAAATTTTGAATACATTTCAATTGAAATCCTTACGTGCAAAGTCATTAATTTTACTATacacaacatttttttaaatctttagtAGAATGGCAAATTTCAAAGAACGAGACTAGAGTGAGACTATATTAATTTGATTCACATGATTTTCATAgatgacaaaatattttttcaagttctattattttttatttcatatctAATATCTATATATGATCGTGAACAacgtaattattttaaattttgtattttattgttgtttgtgtatcatttaaatataaagttaGACATCATTTTAACTTTGTGTGTTTGTGATATTCTAAGGAAAAACCCAATGCACTATGTTGCAACAatgttagaaaaatataaatctatatTGATTGAGAGCAGATGTTAAAGAGATGTCCAATATCTCACCTATTTCTTTTTATGCCTTTAATTTCATACGGTAGGATGATATTTGTAAAGCTAATAAGGAGGACTCACATTTAATAGGATATATTAGctaactatttatttgttatttattgtaatttcgAGCTTTCATTGgatattcatttttttagtcATTGGATATTCATCTTAgctataatatttgtttataagaTATCATTGAAGTATTAGCCGCAAAGGGAGCACACATAGAAATATGGAGTTAAATCAAACACATATATGATCTTTACCAAGTATTGttctattattttctttaaatttaaatatactttcgtgttttgtaattcatttATTTGTAGAGGTGGTGAGAGATTTTGGTGTATATTACGGGGATAATATGAAAGTCCAATTTTTCAATGTAtttgaaaattcaaatatttcaattattttgatattacaaACATTATAGGTATTTCAgtcactttaattttatcaaatttatatatatattttcgtTTTATACAATTAACCTAGATAATGTGAGTTTATTTGCTTATTTATCTTCATGATTTTTActgaatttatatttgtattgttaTTGATCGATGTGTTATACAAATTCAtatgaatgaatattattttcagaaagaaaaaaaaaattatactgcATATATGAGATAACTATTTCAAAATGTTTAAttctatgtttttatttttgtaatattttttacttgaGAAAAATGAGAGTATCAAACAAACCCTATAAAAATTCGAAACTAATAAGTAATATTAATATCcctgaaattaaaaaaaatccaaactaGGTATTCTAATTAACGTTAACATcctgaaaattaaaataatcaaagatTCAAACTTAAAAGTTAAGGGACTAAAAGTTGAAttctaattaaaataagatgatcaaaagtgtatttaaatataagataaaacacttaaaatataattttattaagtgAAATTTGAGTATTGCAAGTAGTCAACCTAACATATTTACACCTTAATTGGGCTTTACCCATTATTCAAAAAGCAACATCGACACTCCCAAACATTTAAGAGAGTTGCTCATTCCCCTCCACCGTTGCCCATAGGCCCCTAATTTACCGCTTATTGGTTCCCagtaaaattttcaaatgtatGAAACTGGTAACTTAAGTTAGTGAAATCTAACACCCGATATGCATTAATACATAAGTTATGTCAAACTTCTTACCAAACACTTCTTCTACAACACCCAACCTCAAATCCTTCACCTATTTTAATACGAGCTGCTAAAATACTACGCAAGTTCGACTCTAGACGGGTTGCAGACTGAACGAGTAACCCACACaatttttatatcatattttttgactcattatattttttatttctttgcgactcttttaatttaaaaattttctttgatgtccatttcaaaaattttagtATACTACTTGTGTAGTAAGTATCAATTAATTTGAATGCTTATTTTCTTTCAtgtccatttaaaaaaaattatgatttactCTTTATACACaaattaagtttgaatttttcgATTTACACAAACTCAATTCAAAACATCACATTATCCAAACAACgcacaaattaaaataagttcaaATTATCCGaaacaacttaaatatattatctagcataacacaaatgaatttaaatttgtcTAACATAACTGAAACTCAAACCAAATTCGAATAGAGTGATAAATCATTCTAATGTGACTATGAAATAAGTCTTTTTAGACTCCTTGAgcaatattcatattttttaaagtattggATGATTGTCCACTtagatcattttaatttatatcattGCCATTGTTGTAttctacaaaatataaaaaaattgattgttaaaaatatataaccaactaaaataaaattccatcacaaaagttaatatatatatatatatatatatatatatatatatatatatatatatatatatacactcaCAAAAAAACAACACTCATTCAacatattattttctctctattttattcttatcacattatatatatatatatatatatatatatataagcccTAACAAAAAGTCGTACTGAAATTATTAAGCCCAAATCCTAAAAAAGCTCGTACTGAAATTATTAAGTCCAAACCTTAAAAAAATTCGTACTGAAATTATTAAGTTCAAACTATATATTTTAGCAGGCTGGGTGACCTGATCCATTTGGACTAGCCCATTTTGCCAGCTTTACCGTGATCACATGGCCTAAAATAAACGAAGTTAGTATAAAACTAACATAAATGACTAATTTATACAAATATAACACACGTGAGGATCaatttaaaacttataaaatgtaagaaaccaaattaaaacttaaaataaacataagaaACCAAATTAGCGGTTAAACAAATTTTGTAATAGCTGTTAAAGTttcaaatgaaataaatgtttcataaagaacttaattttttaattttaaaatcattgagaattttttgttttttttggatAATCCTCTATACATTTTtcgttattttttaaagaaactgTTTTATATTCTAATTATACCATAGAGTCATCTTTATAAGTgtattattgaattattattctAATAAAAAACAAACTAGTATGTCCTTAAATTCTAGTCAAGTGACACTCATATTAGTAAGTTGAATATTTCGAATcttctattaaaaaatttatgaataattttaataaaattattatttcttttaagataaaaaacaaaaacaaattaggATTCCCACGTTTCTCGCTAAAATGGTAAGGCAATAATTATCAACTATTCACAACGAAGTGGCGCATCATGCGTGTAATAAACTCTGAAACTACGCATGGGTGTTACAATTGTATATTCATTTTCGGTCGAGTATAGGTACAATTGATTTTAGAATTCTCAGCCACATCCCCCGTTATAATCCATATGCACCCGATTTCATAACCCGTTTACCCGCTCAGCTACACTTAGTTTTGTCAAGTTACTCGATTTCCGGGTGGGTCGGTAGATATGTCAACCCCTACCTAATTCTAAGCTTTATATGAGGCGAAAATTCTAAGCCAGTCTAGTTGACGCTTAATTCAACTTATTATCCAAAATGCAACATCGGAACTGCAAGTCTTCGGAAAAGCCCCCTCTTAAGGTCCGTTTTGTTCACAATTGCCCTCTCTCGACTCTCAATTTCATAATTCTCTAATTGCATTGCCCTACGAATTGTGAAAGACGGCCAAAggtatttctttctttctcccAAGTTGTTAAAAATACTTTTCTAAGTTGCCTTCCATATGTTTGTAGAATTGTCTATGAGACAATGAAGAGAGAAAGGCATGAACATAATAACCACATTGAAAACGAAGAAGAGAATAATAACAACGACATCATCAGTGACTTACCTGACTCAGTTTTACTTCACATATTGTCGTTTTTGAAAACCAAAGACGCCGTTAAAACTTGCATACTATCCACAAGATGGAAGAATCTCTGGAAGCATCTTTCCATCCTTACATTATATTCCTCACATTTTAAAACTCTCAGAGATTTCTTCAAATTCGTTTCTCGAATTTTATTTCTACGTGATGATTCAACTGCAATCCACACTCTCGATCTTCACCGCCGTGGTATCATTGAGCCTCATCTACTAAAAAAGATTATTAAATACGCAGTTTCGCACAATGTCCAACAATTAGAAATCGATGTAGGATGTGATATTCAACACTTTCCAACTTGTCTCTTTTCATGTCAAACTTTAACATCTCTTCACCTTTATGTTCGCCATAGAATTAGTGGTCAAAGAACATTGTTTCCAAATTCTCTAAATTTGCCGTCATTAACCAATTTATCTTTAGACTCATTTGCCTTTCCGATCGAAAATGACGGCCGTGCCAACCCTTTTTCAGCAATGAAAAGGTTGAATAATTTGATCATTGACGATTGCATAGTTCTTGATGCACAAAAACTATGCATATCAAGTGATAGACTTACCGATTTAACAATACAAACAACTTTTGAACGTTGCTTTTGTGAAATCGAGCTATCTACTCCAAGTCTCTGTACTTTCGATTTTATCGGTATTCCTTATCAAAAACTACGCGGGAGCCATCTTTCTTCTATTAAACAAGTAAACTTTGATGCAAATATAATGGAGAATCCTACAAAGCCTCCTTCAGTTCTACTCAGCTGGTTGCTGGAGCTTACTGGTATCAAATCATTGAGAGTCACTTCAACTACTCTTCAGGTATACCATAAAAGATTGAGTATGTTAGTCATTTGAGGTATTAGTTAAATGTGCTTCAAAATGTTAGTTTGGCATGTTTTGaggttttctttttttattgagATGTTTGCTtgctttatttatttgtttttaaattttctcaaaaatatATGACTTGCAATAAACTGATCATGATTTTCCTTCATCCTACTTTGCTTAGGTTCTCTCCTTAGTTCCCAATTTATTGAAGGTTGAGTTCCCTTCCTTGTGTAACTTGAAGTCACTGAAAGtaaaaaggaaggaaatttcatATGAATTATCCAAGTCACTGCTAGATGCGAACTTTGCAAAGTTGCCTACCGGGGCATCATATACAGACGTTGTCAAGTTATGGGAAACATTTAGTGAAGGATCTTCATCCATACCTGATGGAATAGTTGATTTTTTGCTTCAAAACTCACCTTCAGCAGAAGTCGATATCATTAATTAGATTCAAAAGGTGAAATGTGCATTCTACTTTCTTAAAGAAgattttttaatttggtttttgCCTTCTCTTAGAGTTTTCATTAGTCTCTCTGACTATAACTTATTAAAATGGGCAAATTCAAGTCATAGAgaaacaaataacaaaaaataattgagGTGTAGAGTTAAAGTCATTgtaattatttcaaaacttttctCTTTTTGAGTGTTTGTTATAAAGTTTATCCAAACAAACCCATAGTGTTttttatagtggatcatgtgaTTTGTTTAGTCTATTACTTGTCCTTGAATGAAGATTAAGCTGTTGGATAGATACACAGTTTTCACTATTTCATTAAGTTTATCACTTTCTAATCATTTGTTGTATTTGTTCTTTTTCCCAGGTTATTAATTTTAGGATAATTGGGTTCCGTTCTCTATAAATTTCACTCTATCAATTGGTTTGGTTTATTGTggattagttttttattttttattttcctacTCTTGTTTTTGTTTGATTGCTTTGGTAATGGATAGTTTATAGCTGAGTTGAGCTTTATCTGGGTTTGAGTAGTTGCTTATGATTATTTGCTACCATTTGCATCCATTTAATGGTTTGCTAATCAGCTTTGTGAGGCTTTGATgtttattaaaatgtttttttttgaatttggtTCTTATTGTTACtatgttaataattttatggTTTGATTCTTTGATAGTATATGTCACTgatttattactataatttgCTATTTCTTTGATTTACTTTTCACTTTATTTGTTGTATTGGAGTGTTCCTCTACTTGTATTTTGCTTTTATATACATGATAGTCTAGAAAAGTTTGATTAGTTAACTATGTGTTTTAGGAGAAAAATACCTAAATAATTAGTAGCCATATTTTCCCCAAGGCCTAGCAAGGATTGATTAGTTACTATATGTTTCACCTTTCATAAACCCAACAAGACTAACACATCCTGTTCTCATGATCAATGTTATCAGTCGCAAAATATAGCGGTTTATTCAAAATCCGCTATGATACAGTGCTATAGCGCCACTATAGCCGCTATTTGAAAACATTTTGTATTAAATTGCGTATTGCAGAACAATagcggtttgttcaaattccggtATGCTATAGTGCTATGGCTTCTATTGGACGACGCTGCTCATGACTAAATTGTAaagcatattttttttcttctttcatttccCCTCCTTTGCATATGCTAAAGAGGAAAGATTGTGTTTGTAGGCAagaaaattgagatttttataAGTTGCAACAGAtgaataattcaattaaatttgaataatgGAGTTCCAAAACTCATaaacatgaaaataataaatttaaaattataaaattaaacatagCTGAGTTGTACTCTAAAACTcataaacattaaaataataaatataaaaagaggGTGTTCATTAACACAATCCTGTACTCATGCATGACTACTCACTGCATTGCCTGCATCTCTCCTTTCAGTACTTGCCTCGAATCATGTTTTGCATTGTTAATATGTGTTCAATGTTTTGCAAactgctgtttttttttttccagtcaATATCTGCTATTTTTTTTCGCAGTTCTTGCTGCATCAGTTTTGAAGCTACATGGAATATTGCTGCAGCTATTCTTGTTtgagtgaaaaataaattttctgcacaattatatatttggaGCTGTTATGCTTGAAATTTAGTGTACCTTAGACCATAAAGTTAGTATATAATCTGTTTTGGAAGTGTTGGTATCAAGTTAGAAGAATTTAGTCTTTATGGAAATGAAACATATACATTAGATGATTCCTTAAGCAAAAAGATTTATAAGACCAAATGAATTCTACATAATggattttaaaattatcattttgctGTCATACAACTTATACAGAGCAAGACTAAGTTGTCTACCAAGTTATTATATCATCAAACTAATAGTCTAGCCTATATTAAGCTTATATATAATACACAAATACCGAAACCAATTAGAAAGGTCAACTTAATATATGTAAAACTTTCAAACCATAATAGATATTGAGATGAAGTTTTCTACTGCAACTTTCTTATACCAAAGCTGATATCCCTACATAAATTATGCTCATTTAGAGCTCTAGAACTCATTTTGGAGACCTAGAACCAAAATCTTGTATTTACAGGCTTCAACAAATGGTTTACAAGACCAAAACTAATGTAGAAATTTCTCAAACCCTTTACCACCATTACATATTGGTTAAAATAGACTATAATGAAAATGGAGGGATCAAACCAAGcagtattatttatatttgaccTCTAGGCTCCAAAATGGAGGGATAAAACCTagtagtattttttatatttgatcctTAGGCTCCAAAATGAACCAAACTTAAGCTTAAAACAGGTAGATAGGTGCAACTACTAAACCAACATGTTTTTTGGAATGGAACCTTTTCCAACAGCTTTATATTGCCAAATTAAGCTTACATACAAAAAATCAAGTCAATTTAATGATTATAGCACAAATTGGACCTTAGAATGCAAAATACACATATAAGGAATAAAagggttgttaaaaatataactatgaGCAAAATCCAATCTATGAATTTAACACAATATTCTTCTGCTATAAGGGTGCTCTCTAACAAAAATTAAGATTGACAGGACTTTCGAAACCTATGCTGTATAAGGGTCCTTTCTAACCAAAAGTTTGATTGTGCATCTTGAATCATATCTGGTGAAAAAAACTTTGATCACATTGACTATATCCAGAAGAAGCCACCTATTATTGCCCTCTTGTTGACTCAAACTAAATATATTGTTGATTTACTAGAGAAGGCTGACATGACTGGTTGGAAACCCATTGCAACACCAATGCCACGAAGCTGTAAAGTCTCTAAATTTGAAGGCATACCTATGAATGACCCTCAGCTATATAGGTCTGTAATGGGGGAACTCCATCGCCGACATTACATGCCGAGAAATTGGATTCATTGTTAGTAAAGTCTCAATTTATGGCCCAACCTTTGGAAGAGAAATAGAAATCAATCATGTGTGTTCTAAGATTAAAAGGGAACTTTGATTGATAGGGACAGTGAGGAGGGACTGAGCCAATTGGTGCCTAATATGGGAAGTTGGCTCAACGTGTAGAATGTTTACTATAGGAAACAGTTCAAGAAGAGAGGGGATGCTGAGTTGCCATGGAATGGAGAGAATTGA from Cicer arietinum cultivar CDC Frontier isolate Library 1 chromosome 5, Cicar.CDCFrontier_v2.0, whole genome shotgun sequence carries:
- the LOC101495637 gene encoding F-box/LRR-repeat protein At3g26922-like — protein: MKRERHEHNNHIENEEENNNNDIISDLPDSVLLHILSFLKTKDAVKTCILSTRWKNLWKHLSILTLYSSHFKTLRDFFKFVSRILFLRDDSTAIHTLDLHRRGIIEPHLLKKIIKYAVSHNVQQLEIDVGCDIQHFPTCLFSCQTLTSLHLYVRHRISGQRTLFPNSLNLPSLTNLSLDSFAFPIENDGRANPFSAMKRLNNLIIDDCIVLDAQKLCISSDRLTDLTIQTTFERCFCEIELSTPSLCTFDFIGIPYQKLRGSHLSSIKQVNFDANIMENPTKPPSVLLSWLLELTGIKSLRVTSTTLQVLSLVPNLLKVEFPSLCNLKSLKVKRKEISYELSKSLLDANFAKLPTGASYTDVVKLWETFSEGSSSIPDGIVDFLLQNSPSAEVDIIN